The following coding sequences lie in one Capsicum annuum cultivar UCD-10X-F1 chromosome 5, UCD10Xv1.1, whole genome shotgun sequence genomic window:
- the LOC107870669 gene encoding cyclic dof factor 3 has product MSEVRDPGIKLFGKTIILPIDDLRSSSINTTSHDDQITSEGELTQSKRDDFTNSTADESVEPEISSGISDDPKAQDAYKITLSPKSTEKDDPNEASGTQDKVLKKPDKILPCPRCNSMETKFCYYNNYNVNQPRYFCKKCQRYWTAGGTMRNVPVGSGRRKNKSSSTSSYRHIMVSDALQAARFEAANGMNLPSYRTNGTVLAFGSDKPLCDSMASILNIAEKSHNSIQNGFNGSEQRMIASCGGKEIGNDRSSEACSTTSNSTEKGNDSTARDLAWKNFQAFPPQVHHFPGPPWPYTCNAAPWTSAVPPPTLAPSGFPVSFYPPPPYWSCTMASPWNVPWVSPPPSSASCSVHGNNPNSPTLGKHSRDESSFNPSNMAKEDTLQDKDGERCVLIPKTLRIDDLDEAAKSSMWSTLGIKNDKNDSANGTRLFKAFNTKVDERNNESDTNLVLQANPAALSRSHNFQEST; this is encoded by the exons atgtCAGAAGTTAGAGATCCAGGGATTAAACTTTTTGGAAAGACAATTATTTTGCCAATTGATGATCTACGAAGCTCTTCTATTAACACAACTTCACATGATGATCAG ATCACTTCTGAAGGAGAGCTTACACAGAGTAAAAGAGATGATTTTACCAATTCCACTGCAGACGAGTCGGTTGAACCAGAAATATCATCTGGTATAAGTGATGACCCGAAGGCACAGGATGCCTATAAAATAACATTGTCCCCAAAATCTACCGAGAAGGACGATCCAAATGAGGCAAGTGGCACTCAGGATAAGGTACTGAAAAAGCCAGACAAAATACTTCCCTGTCCGCGCTGTAATAGCATGGAAACCAAATTCTGCTATTATAACAATTACAATGTCAACCAGCCCCGTTATTTTTGCAAAAAGTGTCAGAGATATTGGACAGCTGGGGGAACAATGAGAAATGTGCCTGTGGGTTCTGGTCGCCGCAAGAACAAAAGTTCTTCCACTTCAAGTTACCGTCATATAATGGTGTCAGATGCCCTCCAAGCAGCCCGGTTTGAAGCAGCAAATGGGATGAACCTTCCTAGTTACAGAACAAATGGAACTGTCCTTGCATTTGGATCAGATAAACCTCTTTGTGATTCCATGGCTTCTATATTGAACATTGCTGAGAAATCACATAACTCTATTCAAAATGGATTTAATGGATCTGAACAAAGAATGATTGCTTCTTGTGGAGGGAAAGAAATTGGGAATGATCGATCAAGCGAGGCTTGTAGCACAACCTCAAATTCAACAGAAAAGGGAAATGATTCCACTGCACGTGATTTAGCCTGGAAGAATTTTCAGGCCTTTCCACCGCAAGTGCATCACTTTCCAGGGCCTCCTTGGCCTTATACATGTAATGCGGCTCCCTGGACATCTGCAGTGCCACCACCCACCCTTGCTCCATCTGGTTTTCCGGTGTCATTTTATCCTCCACCCCCATACTGGAGTTGCACTATGGCAAGCCCTTGGAATGTCCCGTGGGTATCTCCACCACCCTCTTCTGCTAGTTGCTCTGTCCATGGCAACAATCCTAATTCTCCAACCTTAGGGAAACATTCTCGGGATGAAAGCTCGTTTAATCCATCAAACATGGCGAAAGAGGATACTTTGCAGGATAAAGATGGAGAGAGATGTGTACTGATTCCTAAGACACTGAGAATTGATGATCTAGATGAAGCAGCTAAGAGCTCTATGTGGTCTACACTAGGCATTAAGAATGATAAGAATGATTCAGCTAATGGCACGAGGCTCTTCAAGGCCTTCAATACAAAAGTTGATGAGAGAAACAATGAATCCGACACTAATCTAGTCCTGCAAGCTAACCCCGCAGCCTTGTCCCGATCACATAATTTCCAAGAGAGCACGTAA